One window of Methanomicrobia archaeon genomic DNA carries:
- a CDS encoding Zn-ribbon domain-containing OB-fold protein has translation MAATAKFWRWQESRYNLEGTRCTNCGSYFFPPRTVCPQCRRKGIIEPYKFKGTGEVVTYTTVYQAPKSPNRRTPYNLAIIHLDEGTRMLSEVICEPEEMHTGMRLRAVFRKLGDEGERGIIYYGTKFVPA, from the coding sequence ATGGCGGCAACGGCAAAGTTCTGGCGGTGGCAGGAATCGCGCTATAATTTAGAAGGCACGCGCTGCACGAATTGCGGCAGTTACTTCTTCCCGCCTCGCACCGTCTGCCCGCAATGCAGGCGAAAAGGGATAATCGAACCGTATAAATTCAAGGGCACTGGCGAGGTGGTCACCTACACAACGGTTTATCAAGCGCCAAAGAGCCCTAACCGGCGAACACCCTATAATCTGGCGATTATACATCTCGACGAGGGCACGCGCATGCTCTCTGAAGTGATCTGCGAGCCCGAAGAGATGCACACTGGCATGCGTCTGCGGGCGGTCTTCAGGAAATTAGGCGACGAGGGCGAGCGGGGAATAATTTACTACGGCACGAAGTTTGTGCCGGCGTAA
- a CDS encoding flavin reductase family protein, whose product MKTDVEYLEYLWPMRHYLITCGDLEGKANIVAISFCMPVSKEPPLIACAIGRAAYSCRLIERTQEFVVNVPPKALEPKVYYCGFHSGSEVDKFKETGLTPQPARRVKAPVIAECVAWMECVVNQEIETGDKNLFVGEVIEAYASEELVKGEKKVEFAQGAFPRKIYGTRFG is encoded by the coding sequence ATGAAAACCGACGTCGAATACCTTGAGTATTTGTGGCCGATGAGGCACTACTTGATCACCTGCGGTGACCTCGAAGGCAAAGCGAACATCGTCGCGATCAGCTTCTGCATGCCCGTCTCGAAGGAGCCGCCGCTCATCGCCTGCGCTATCGGTCGAGCGGCGTATTCCTGTAGGTTAATCGAACGCACGCAGGAATTTGTGGTGAATGTACCGCCCAAAGCGCTGGAGCCGAAGGTCTACTATTGCGGGTTCCACTCGGGCTCTGAGGTCGATAAATTCAAAGAGACTGGCTTGACGCCGCAGCCGGCACGCAGGGTAAAAGCGCCGGTTATCGCGGAGTGTGTTGCATGGATGGAATGTGTGGTGAACCAGGAGATCGAGACGGGCGATAAAAATCTGTTCGTCGGTGAAGTCATCGAGGCGTACGCATCTGAAGAGCTGGTGAAGGGCGAAAAGAAGGTAGAGTTCGCACAGGGCGCGTTTCCCAGGAAAATCTATGGTACGAGATTTGGATAG
- a CDS encoding imidazoleglycerol-phosphate dehydratase — translation MRTARLKRRTEETAIGVELNLDGAGTNDISTTIKFFDHMLATFARHGFFDLVVKAEGDLSHHVMEDTGIVLGEAFKKALGKAESEDREKTVRFGSAIVPMDESIAQCAVDTGSIGGVGRSYVVFEADFDTERVEDMSTENVAHFINSFATHASFTIHVSAKGENEHHKIEAIFKALAIALNQATRIEERRR, via the coding sequence ATGAGAACGGCACGTTTAAAGCGGAGGACGGAGGAGACGGCGATCGGGGTAGAGTTGAACCTCGATGGCGCGGGCACGAACGACATAAGCACCACGATCAAATTCTTTGACCACATGCTCGCTACGTTTGCGCGTCATGGCTTCTTCGATTTGGTGGTGAAGGCCGAGGGAGACTTGAGTCACCACGTGATGGAAGATACCGGGATCGTGCTGGGCGAAGCGTTTAAAAAGGCGCTGGGAAAAGCGGAATCCGAAGATCGCGAGAAGACTGTTCGATTCGGCTCTGCAATCGTGCCCATGGACGAGTCGATCGCGCAATGTGCCGTGGACACCGGGAGTATCGGCGGTGTCGGCAGGAGCTACGTCGTGTTCGAGGCTGACTTCGATACCGAGCGAGTGGAGGATATGAGCACGGAGAACGTCGCCCATTTCATCAATTCCTTCGCTACGCATGCGAGCTTCACTATTCACGTATCCGCAAAGGGCGAGAACGAACACCACAAGATCGAAGCGATCTTCAAAGCCCTTGCGATCGCATTAAACCAGGCTACGCGGATCGAGGAACGCAGGCGATAG
- a CDS encoding HNH endonuclease, whose amino-acid sequence MNNSDNWDKLRRKIYVRDNYTCQNCGATNEVVHAHHIVPRYTGGTDNEENLQTLCGKCHAVTHQLNGLTFWLLVPCLWQLGIKFGEINEDGGLRFRAKDVEGLCFRWIKKTIYISDRPGSSFRFKATALLPIEYLDSEGNIISSLPEGFLDALIPLWEKLCTERIKIRKVNPGKINSTS is encoded by the coding sequence TTGAATAACTCTGATAATTGGGATAAATTAAGGCGCAAGATTTATGTGCGGGACAATTATACGTGCCAAAACTGTGGTGCAACGAACGAAGTGGTGCACGCTCACCACATAGTTCCGAGATACACTGGTGGAACTGACAACGAAGAAAATTTACAAACGCTTTGTGGGAAGTGCCATGCCGTGACGCACCAGTTAAATGGTTTGACCTTTTGGCTTTTGGTACCTTGCTTGTGGCAACTCGGTATTAAGTTTGGTGAGATCAATGAAGATGGCGGCTTGCGGTTCAGGGCAAAAGATGTGGAAGGGTTGTGTTTTAGATGGATAAAAAAGACTATTTATATTTCAGATCGCCCAGGTTCATCCTTTAGGTTTAAAGCTACTGCTTTATTGCCAATTGAATATCTTGACTCTGAAGGAAATATTATTAGTAGCTTGCCCGAGGGCTTCCTTGATGCTCTAATACCTCTTTGGGAAAAACTCTGCACCGAAAGGATAAAAATCAGAAAAGTGAATCCCGGAAAAATAAATTCTACTTCTTAG
- the purS gene encoding phosphoribosylformylglycinamidine synthase subunit PurS — translation MSIEVDVTITLKRGVADPEGENTKKALHLLGFNDVRGVKSMKTFRITLEPGTGTETAGVDEEERVKREVDEMCRKLLANPVIHDYDIQVVQRDE, via the coding sequence ATGAGCATCGAAGTGGACGTGACCATAACGCTGAAACGCGGCGTTGCAGACCCTGAAGGGGAGAACACGAAAAAAGCCTTGCATCTGCTCGGATTTAACGATGTACGTGGCGTTAAATCAATGAAAACGTTTCGAATCACGCTAGAACCGGGAACGGGAACAGAAACCGCGGGTGTAGACGAAGAAGAGAGGGTGAAGCGCGAGGTGGATGAGATGTGTCGAAAACTCCTCGCCAATCCGGTAATACACGATTACGATATCCAGGTGGTGCAACGCGACGAATAG
- a CDS encoding PrsW family intramembrane metalloprotease: MLEIVYISVIVSVLWFLYIYQKDVFEPEPFWKILRAVAWGAIPAVLFSYLLEAYVFFWAGIFSAPLVEEACKGIYVYRMRKDPLLEGPMDGLVYGAAVAIGFEIVENLLYSFSTDFGIELAAVRSIAVGHILFTGLFGLMVGVAKIRGKRRMLVYGFIGAVLMHFSWNMLVSVHWVSYFILVPVFIIILKLLADIAWKYEVDAYISPRDEMEYRAWRFITDHNGASTLALAEELGIDPHRTALFMKRIGGKFDREQKRWFLAAAAAAAQSERELEPEDQIAEEHE; encoded by the coding sequence ATGCTCGAAATCGTGTACATCAGTGTTATAGTTAGTGTGCTCTGGTTCCTCTACATCTATCAGAAGGATGTATTCGAGCCGGAACCGTTCTGGAAGATCCTGCGAGCGGTGGCGTGGGGCGCGATACCTGCGGTGCTCTTTTCGTATCTCTTGGAAGCGTATGTCTTCTTCTGGGCCGGGATATTCAGTGCACCGCTCGTGGAAGAGGCGTGTAAGGGGATTTACGTGTATCGGATGCGGAAGGATCCTCTGTTAGAAGGCCCGATGGACGGGCTGGTGTATGGCGCGGCCGTGGCGATCGGGTTTGAAATCGTTGAAAATCTGCTTTACAGTTTCTCTACGGACTTTGGCATAGAGCTCGCGGCGGTACGGTCCATCGCGGTCGGGCATATTCTGTTCACGGGGCTCTTCGGCTTGATGGTGGGTGTGGCAAAGATCAGGGGGAAACGGCGCATGCTCGTTTACGGCTTTATCGGCGCGGTATTGATGCACTTTTCCTGGAACATGCTGGTCAGCGTGCACTGGGTATCCTACTTCATTCTTGTTCCGGTATTCATAATCATTCTCAAGCTGCTTGCGGATATAGCGTGGAAGTACGAAGTGGACGCGTATATCTCACCGCGCGACGAGATGGAGTATCGTGCATGGCGGTTCATTACTGACCATAACGGTGCGTCTACCCTTGCACTGGCCGAGGAACTCGGTATCGATCCGCACCGGACGGCATTGTTCATGAAGCGGATCGGCGGGAAATTCGATCGCGAACAGAAGCGATGGTTCCTGGCTGCAGCTGCTGCGGCGGCGCAGTCTGAGCGGGAGCTGGAGCCGGAAGATCAGATTGCGGAAGAGCACGAGTAA
- a CDS encoding cobalamin-dependent protein (Presence of a B(12) (cobalamin)-binding domain implies dependence on cobalamin itself, in one of its several forms, or in some unusual lineages, dependence on a cobalamin-like analog.), with amino-acid sequence MGDTGEIVDALLDTTKRQIEAFCEVRLNNGTSAYELIEELSQGLQEIGEGYRERYFDAELMVSGWNAKKALEILKPLFHEWRIGEAKGKLGKIVVGTVKGDVHDIGKEILTIMLSAAGFEVIDLGIDVDKETFADAVKETGADILALSALLTTTREYMAEVTEYLRSSGLNVKIMVGGGAVNAEYAAKIGADAYGKDAVEAVKKAKELLN; translated from the coding sequence ATGGGCGATACTGGAGAGATAGTTGATGCGCTACTCGATACCACCAAGAGGCAAATAGAAGCGTTTTGCGAAGTGCGGCTGAACAACGGGACGAGTGCGTATGAACTGATCGAAGAACTGTCCCAAGGCCTCCAGGAGATCGGGGAAGGCTACAGAGAGCGCTATTTCGATGCGGAACTGATGGTCTCCGGCTGGAACGCGAAGAAGGCGCTGGAGATTCTCAAGCCACTCTTTCATGAATGGCGGATAGGAGAAGCGAAAGGTAAGTTAGGTAAAATCGTTGTTGGCACGGTGAAAGGCGACGTGCACGACATAGGGAAGGAGATCTTGACGATCATGCTCTCTGCTGCGGGTTTCGAGGTCATTGACCTGGGGATCGACGTGGATAAGGAAACGTTTGCGGATGCCGTCAAGGAGACCGGAGCGGATATTCTCGCACTGTCCGCCTTACTGACGACGACACGGGAGTATATGGCGGAGGTGACGGAGTATCTCAGGAGTTCGGGCCTGAACGTAAAGATAATGGTCGGCGGAGGTGCAGTCAACGCAGAGTATGCTGCTAAAATCGGTGCGGACGCCTACGGCAAAGACGCCGTTGAAGCGGTGAAGAAGGCGAAAGAGCTTTTGAATTAG
- a CDS encoding DUF4445 domain-containing protein: MKIIFEDAEKEAELVKGRTILSYLQELEIGINASCGGEGRCGKCVVEVESVPGALSEKTDTEHKFTHKDTHRLACQATIVNTNAPIFVHVPLRAYCIVESGNFWEIPVEPFVHREGDRVLYDSVDVGTYAGELYGIGLDIGTTTLAMYLVDLETGAVASINARENPQTKYGNNVISRIEFAKEGREILERGIRSAVNEMIAELTDPEKVYEIVIVGNPVMRDLFFGYPVDSLGISPYEPLGVNAVHKTPAELGLRVNPKAPVYGLPLIGSFIGADTLAVVLATEMYKSAKIRMAIDIGTNTEIVLGNKDRMIATSCAAGPAFEGGSITHGICGVCGAIREVRIENGDLKYTTVGNAAPVGVCGSGLIDMLAELLDKHIINGRGKFYGATHGVNITETISLSESDIDQLNLAKTAVSVGIKVLTERYGIELDAIDRVFLAGAFGYFINVENAMRIGLLPRIDHDKVEKIGNAAIEGARQALVSKTKRNEAEAIAKRIKHIKLEEEENFHEKYIGELYFRNYL; this comes from the coding sequence ATGAAGATTATTTTCGAGGATGCCGAGAAAGAAGCAGAACTTGTTAAGGGTAGGACCATCCTCTCATATCTGCAGGAGTTGGAGATCGGTATAAATGCGTCATGCGGCGGCGAGGGCCGATGCGGCAAATGCGTGGTAGAAGTAGAAAGCGTCCCCGGCGCGCTCTCGGAGAAGACGGACACCGAACATAAATTCACACACAAGGATACGCACAGACTCGCCTGCCAGGCAACAATTGTGAATACCAACGCTCCAATCTTCGTCCACGTACCACTACGGGCTTACTGCATTGTGGAATCCGGGAACTTCTGGGAAATCCCCGTCGAGCCGTTTGTACATCGCGAAGGAGACCGGGTGTTGTACGACTCGGTCGACGTGGGCACGTACGCGGGGGAACTGTACGGCATCGGACTTGACATAGGCACCACCACGCTTGCCATGTACCTGGTGGATCTTGAAACCGGTGCAGTGGCTTCGATCAACGCGCGTGAGAATCCGCAGACGAAATACGGGAATAACGTTATTTCGCGGATAGAATTCGCGAAAGAAGGGCGAGAGATACTCGAGCGGGGGATCAGAAGCGCCGTGAACGAAATGATCGCTGAACTGACCGACCCGGAAAAGGTCTACGAAATCGTCATCGTCGGCAATCCGGTAATGCGCGATTTGTTCTTTGGCTATCCGGTCGATTCGCTGGGAATAAGCCCGTACGAGCCCTTGGGTGTGAATGCGGTACATAAAACGCCCGCGGAACTCGGACTCAGGGTAAATCCAAAAGCGCCGGTTTACGGTCTCCCTTTAATCGGGAGCTTTATCGGTGCAGATACGTTAGCTGTCGTGCTGGCGACGGAGATGTATAAAAGCGCGAAGATCCGCATGGCGATCGATATCGGCACCAACACGGAGATCGTGCTCGGCAACAAGGACAGGATGATTGCGACCTCCTGCGCTGCGGGTCCGGCATTCGAGGGCGGGAGCATAACGCACGGCATTTGCGGCGTTTGCGGTGCGATACGAGAAGTGCGAATAGAGAACGGGGACCTCAAATATACAACGGTCGGCAATGCAGCCCCGGTTGGCGTTTGTGGCTCCGGCCTGATCGACATGCTGGCTGAACTCCTGGATAAACACATTATTAACGGTCGCGGTAAGTTCTACGGCGCGACACACGGGGTTAACATAACAGAAACGATCAGTCTGTCAGAATCGGATATAGATCAGTTGAATCTGGCAAAGACCGCTGTATCAGTGGGCATAAAAGTTCTGACGGAACGGTATGGGATCGAACTCGATGCGATCGACCGCGTCTTCTTGGCCGGGGCGTTCGGCTACTTCATCAATGTGGAGAATGCGATGCGCATCGGGCTCCTGCCGAGAATCGATCACGATAAAGTGGAAAAGATCGGGAATGCGGCGATCGAAGGTGCACGGCAAGCTTTGGTATCAAAGACCAAACGGAACGAGGCAGAGGCGATCGCCAAAAGGATCAAGCATATAAAACTCGAAGAAGAGGAGAACTTCCACGAGAAGTACATTGGTGAGCTTTATTTCAGGAATTATCTCTAA
- a CDS encoding AAA family ATPase produces MWTEEYRPKRLEEIVGHDEVVKRLQGFVNEGTAPNLLLWGPKGSGKTSLVYALARELYGEFYDENLMHIETSDFVEQGKKWLKENERFKFFYDEQKSGVVMFKEMIREYAALAPINARFKLLYFSNADLLPRNIQQALRRVMERSNRTCRFVFATTKPAAIIPPIRSRCLNLHFRSLDKSGVLEPLLRSIAEKEGVTITDSGLETLADYARGDTGAAITIMEAAALSAPTLGKKQIEAVARNAFFQRRKAEELVDLAFAGRYRDLRARLEFLMREERISGRELLVEIHEALRKKMLRATANDDASLFARLVVYEGDTDLNLCTSFNTMIHIEEMFARMARAVALRSFMITR; encoded by the coding sequence ATGTGGACTGAAGAGTACAGACCGAAGCGGTTAGAGGAGATTGTAGGGCATGACGAAGTGGTGAAACGGCTGCAGGGTTTTGTCAATGAAGGAACAGCGCCGAATCTACTGCTCTGGGGGCCCAAAGGATCGGGTAAGACCTCTCTGGTCTATGCGCTTGCGAGGGAGCTGTATGGTGAGTTCTACGATGAGAACCTCATGCATATCGAGACCTCCGACTTCGTGGAGCAGGGTAAGAAATGGCTGAAGGAGAATGAACGATTCAAATTCTTTTATGACGAGCAGAAATCCGGCGTGGTGATGTTCAAGGAGATGATACGTGAATACGCAGCGCTGGCACCCATAAATGCCCGGTTCAAACTCTTATACTTCAGTAACGCCGATTTACTGCCCCGGAATATACAGCAAGCGTTACGGCGGGTTATGGAACGGAGCAACAGGACCTGCAGATTCGTCTTCGCCACCACGAAACCCGCAGCCATCATTCCCCCGATTCGGTCTCGATGCCTGAACCTCCACTTCCGCTCACTGGATAAAAGCGGTGTGCTGGAGCCGCTGTTGCGATCGATCGCAGAGAAAGAAGGCGTAACAATCACGGATAGCGGTTTAGAAACGCTCGCAGACTATGCGCGTGGCGATACAGGCGCTGCGATAACGATCATGGAAGCTGCAGCGCTGTCCGCACCGACGCTTGGTAAGAAGCAGATAGAGGCCGTTGCCCGGAATGCGTTCTTCCAGCGGCGGAAGGCTGAGGAGCTGGTCGATCTGGCGTTCGCGGGCCGATACCGAGATTTGCGCGCACGGTTGGAATTCTTGATGCGTGAGGAGCGCATAAGTGGGAGGGAACTGCTCGTCGAGATACACGAAGCGTTACGGAAAAAGATGCTGCGTGCAACGGCGAACGATGACGCGAGCCTCTTTGCACGGCTGGTGGTGTACGAAGGCGATACGGATTTAAACCTGTGCACTTCTTTTAATACTATGATTCACATAGAAGAAATGTTCGCGAGAATGGCCCGGGCGGTGGCGCTCAGGTCTTTTATGATCACGAGGTAG
- a CDS encoding tryptophan--tRNA ligase, which yields MAEIDPWGVADIKDYSRLFDEFGISRFTDILGQIEQPHLYMRRGIIVGHRGYEDVLRAMNERTPFAVMSGFMPSGRVHLGGKMVMDEIIWHQRMGGDAFACIADMESHSVRGVSWQQCRDTGVNEYIVSLVALGFDIDKGHIYFQSETKELRDLAFELGTAVNFSELSAIYGFQGEVNISHMISVLVQNADILQPQLDQYGGPKPTVIPVGVDQDPHIRLTRDIASRMRMFMIEKRYHTDRTPYISIRAKNKPLQGFRGQRGEAPLADSGALEEIAKRIEGQKKIYELHMDLFGIDESEIDRAMRASEEIVRDVELEYGGHGFCLPAATYHRFVQGLTGGKMSSSVPESHIALTEPPEEAAKKVKRAKTGGRVTVEEQKKLGGLPNECTIYELLMSHLIEDDDQIKELFEDCKSGKRTCKACKAEAAELMFAFLTRHQEERERATEALKEHEEYKKWFR from the coding sequence ATGGCAGAGATAGACCCGTGGGGTGTTGCGGATATAAAGGATTATTCGAGGCTCTTTGACGAGTTCGGTATCTCACGATTCACAGATATACTGGGCCAGATAGAGCAGCCGCATCTGTATATGCGAAGGGGCATAATAGTCGGACATCGTGGCTACGAGGACGTGTTGCGTGCGATGAACGAGCGGACCCCATTCGCCGTGATGAGCGGGTTCATGCCGTCCGGACGGGTCCATCTGGGCGGCAAGATGGTGATGGACGAAATCATCTGGCATCAACGCATGGGCGGCGATGCGTTCGCCTGCATAGCGGATATGGAGTCGCATTCGGTCAGAGGCGTTTCGTGGCAGCAGTGCCGGGATACCGGCGTGAACGAATACATCGTGAGCCTCGTCGCGTTAGGCTTTGACATCGATAAAGGCCACATATATTTCCAATCGGAAACCAAAGAGCTGCGTGATCTCGCATTTGAACTCGGAACGGCGGTGAACTTCAGCGAGCTAAGCGCGATCTACGGGTTCCAGGGCGAGGTGAACATCTCGCACATGATTAGTGTGCTAGTGCAGAACGCGGATATCCTGCAGCCGCAGCTCGACCAATACGGCGGCCCAAAACCCACAGTTATTCCCGTCGGTGTTGACCAGGATCCGCATATCCGGCTAACTCGGGACATCGCTTCGCGAATGAGGATGTTCATGATAGAGAAGCGGTATCATACCGATCGGACGCCGTACATAAGCATACGAGCGAAGAATAAACCCTTACAGGGTTTTCGTGGTCAACGGGGCGAAGCCCCGTTAGCGGACAGTGGCGCGCTAGAAGAGATAGCGAAGAGAATAGAAGGTCAGAAAAAGATCTACGAACTCCACATGGATCTCTTCGGCATCGACGAAAGCGAAATTGACCGCGCTATGCGAGCGAGCGAGGAAATAGTGCGGGATGTAGAGCTTGAATACGGCGGCCACGGCTTCTGTTTACCTGCTGCTACCTATCACCGGTTCGTGCAGGGTTTAACGGGCGGTAAAATGTCCTCAAGCGTTCCTGAAAGTCACATTGCGCTCACCGAGCCGCCGGAAGAGGCGGCGAAGAAAGTGAAACGAGCGAAAACCGGCGGTCGCGTGACCGTAGAAGAGCAGAAGAAACTCGGGGGCTTGCCGAACGAATGCACGATTTACGAGTTACTGATGTCGCATCTCATCGAAGACGACGACCAGATAAAAGAGCTTTTTGAAGACTGCAAAAGCGGGAAACGAACGTGCAAAGCGTGCAAGGCGGAAGCTGCTGAGCTGATGTTCGCATTCCTTACACGGCATCAAGAAGAACGAGAAAGGGCGACGGAAGCGCTAAAAGAGCATGAAGAGTACAAGAAATGGTTCCGGTAA
- the purC gene encoding phosphoribosylaminoimidazolesuccinocarboxamide synthase yields MNEAKFIGRGKAKDIYQRPNGDIVFVFTDRVTAFDGIKKAEYKDKGAICCQLTCFWFEKLQAAGVKTHYKEYVPPNMLVAEAVSILPVEVIARNFLYGSLWKRYKNGEVEISSEFIPEGADKREGMPLARSYVEFTTKFEKVDRPVMEAELVENGWMSESEIAHLKRETVRVGELMSAYLGQRGIILADFKVEYGRSDKDGEILLADEVGTPDGCRFWDKDAYDSEGEILSLDKDVFRQEKGDLSEVYRAVYKRIVE; encoded by the coding sequence ATGAACGAAGCCAAATTCATAGGAAGAGGGAAAGCAAAGGATATTTACCAAAGACCAAACGGTGATATCGTTTTCGTGTTTACCGATCGCGTTACGGCGTTTGACGGCATAAAGAAGGCGGAATATAAGGATAAAGGCGCGATTTGCTGTCAGCTCACCTGCTTCTGGTTCGAGAAGCTCCAGGCAGCGGGGGTGAAAACGCATTACAAGGAATACGTGCCGCCAAACATGTTAGTGGCAGAGGCCGTGAGTATTCTGCCGGTGGAGGTCATTGCGCGGAACTTCCTCTACGGCTCGTTATGGAAACGGTATAAGAACGGCGAGGTCGAGATAAGCAGCGAGTTTATTCCCGAGGGGGCCGATAAGCGCGAGGGCATGCCGCTCGCGAGAAGTTACGTGGAATTCACGACCAAATTCGAGAAGGTTGATCGGCCGGTAATGGAGGCGGAACTCGTGGAGAACGGCTGGATGTCCGAAAGCGAGATAGCGCATCTCAAGCGCGAGACCGTACGGGTAGGAGAGCTCATGAGCGCTTATCTGGGCCAGAGGGGGATTATCCTTGCGGATTTCAAGGTGGAATATGGCCGGAGCGATAAGGACGGCGAAATACTCCTTGCGGACGAAGTAGGCACGCCGGACGGCTGCAGGTTCTGGGATAAGGATGCGTACGATAGTGAGGGTGAGATACTCAGTTTGGACAAGGACGTTTTTAGACAGGAAAAAGGCGATCTCTCAGAGGTTTATCGCGCGGTTTACAAGCGGATAGTGGAGTAG